A genomic region of Raphanus sativus cultivar WK10039 chromosome 6, ASM80110v3, whole genome shotgun sequence contains the following coding sequences:
- the LOC108835271 gene encoding uncharacterized protein LOC108835271, whose amino-acid sequence MTDTTVADATPSTTTLFRTWWTNKNLQYDLVMSFILIVLNVAAILYITHHKIPFTANNLFFQFCICSYGFSGLGSFMGWSWAICVVEAYDMYIFGRTCHIFGFAVLLHLLYFISPRLTLWIGIPCSLWFLAAFIESLHTVFLPQVFEDLRDCWKFVNEEQVRVATV is encoded by the exons ATGACGGATACAACTGTTGCGGATGCTACGCCCTCTACTACTACCCTTTTCCGTACTTGGTG GACAAACAAGAACTTACAATACGACTTGGTGATGAGCTTCATCCTCATAGTCCTCAACGTTGCAGCAATCCTGTATATAACACACCACAAGATTCCTTTTACCGCAAATAACTTATTTTTCCAGTTTTGCATTTGTTCGTACGGCTTTTCTGGCCTAGGGAGTTTCATGGGTTGGTCCTGGGCAATTTGCGTAGTCGAAGCTTATGACATGTACATCTTTGGACGCACCTGTCACATCTTTGGCTTCGCTGttctcctccacctcctctATTTTATTTCTCCACGTCTGACCCTATGGATCGGTATACCATGTTCATTATGGTTCCTAGCCGCTTTCATTGAATCTCTTCACACAGTTTTTCTACCTCAGGTATTTGAAGATTTACGAGATTGCTGGAAGTTTGTGAATGAAGAACAAGTTAGAGTTGCTACAGTTTAG